The Pigmentiphaga aceris DNA segment CGGCAAGCTCGTCGTGGTGGTAAACGACAAAGAGCCGAAGTCGACGGCACGTTGATGACTGCACAGACTGCCCTCCTGCTTCGTGGGATCACGAAGCGCTTCGGCAGCCTGACTGCCAACGACGATATCTCGCTGACGGTGAACAGCGGCGAAGTCCTTGCCCTGCTGGGCGAGAACGGCGCCGGCAAGTCCACCCTGGTGTCTATCCTGTTCGGTCACTACGTGGCCGACGCAGGCAACATCGAGGTATTCGGCCAGCCGCTGCCGCCGGGTCGTCCAGACCTGGCGCTGGCGGCGGGTGTCGGCATGGTCCACCAGCACTTCACCCTGGCCGACAATCTGTCGGTCCTGGATAACGTGCTGGTTGGAACCGAGTCGCTGTGGCGCTGGCGCTCTGGCCGCAAGGAAGCCCAGGCGCGTATTGTCGCGCTGGGCGAACGTTTTGGTCTGGCTGTCGATCCGGACGCCCGTGTGGGTGATCTGTCGGTCGGTGAAAAACAGCGGGTCGAAATTCTGAAAGCGCTGTATCGCGGCGCGCGTATTCTGATTCTGGACGAGCCGACATCGGTCTTGACCCCGCAGGAAGTGGACGCCTTGTTCGCCACCTTGCGCGGTTTCATTGCCGAAGGTCTGGCCGTCATCTTCATTTCGCACAAGCTTGACGAAGTGATGGCGATCTCGCATCGCGTGTCCGTGCTGCGCCAGGGCAAACTGGTGGCCGAGCGCGATACCGTTGCCACCAACCCCAGCGAACTGGCCGAACTGATGGTCGGTCGCAAAGTGGAAATGCCGCGCCTGGCAGATTCCTCGGGTGCGCCTGCGTCCATGCCGGTGTTGCAGTTGAAGCAAGTCACGGTAACCGGTGGTGGTCATGGGGGCCGCGCCAGCAAGCTCGAAGCGCTGGACCTGACCGTGCATCAGCATGAAATCCTGGCGGTTGCAGGGGTTGCCGGTAATGGCCAGCAAGCATTGGTGTCGGTGCTGACCGGCATGCACGCGCCCGACAGCGGCACCATCCGCCTGGGGACCGCCTCGGAAGCAGCACCGATTGCGCCTGCCCAGTGGACCGCACGTGGCGTGGGCCGCATTCCCGAAGACCGTCACGGCGAAGGCATGATCGGTGATGCCGCGCTGTGGGAAAACGCGATTGTCGAAGACCTGCACGACCCGCGCTTTGCGCGCTTCGGCCTGATCCGGGCCGGTGCTGGCCGTGCGTGGGCCAAGACACTGGTGGAACGCTTCGACGTGCGTGCTGCCTCGCTGGATGTGCGTACGCGCAGCCTGTCGGGCGGCAACATGCAAAAACTCATTCTCGGCCGCACGTTGGCGCGCGAACCGCGCCTGATCGTGGCCGATCAACCGACCTGGGGCCTGGACATCGGGGCCGTCTCTTATGTGCACTCGCAGTTGCTTGCCGCACGCACGCGTGGGGCTGGCGTGCTGCTGATTTCCGAAGACCTGGAAGAGATCTTTGCCTTGGCCGACCGCATTGCCGTGCTGTGCGCCGGTCGCCTGGTGGCCGTGCGCCCCGCGCGCGACTGGACGCTGGCCAGCATTGGCCTGGCCATGACCGGCGTTGACCCGGCCACCATTCCGGTGGCTGATGCAGGAGCCACAGCATGATCGGCGCATGGCGTTTGGAACGCCGTACCGAACCCAGCCGCACCGCCACCGCGCTTGCGCCGCTGGCGGCCATTGCCTTCACCTTGCTGGTATGCGCGGCGCTGGTCGCCTGGGCGGGCGCACCGATCGGCCAGACCTATGCCCTGCTGTTCGATGGGGCCTTCGGTTCACGTTTCGCTATCTCGGAAACACTGACCCGTGCCACCCCGTTGATCTTGACCGGCCTGGCCTGCGCCGTGGCATTCCGGGCGCGGCTGTTCAACATCGGGGCCGAAGGTCAGTTGTACCTGGGTGCGCTGGCTGCCGTCGCGGTCGGTGGCATGCACGGCGGCGAGGCGCTGGACTGGCCCATGCCCGTGCTGTTCGCTGCCATGATGGCCGCTGCTGCGCTGGCCGGTGCCGTCTGGCTGCTGATCCCGGCCTTGATGAAAGCCAAGCTGGGTGTGGACGAAGTCGTCACCACGCTGCTGGGCAATTTCATCGTGCTGCTGATCGTGTCGATGATGCTCGATGGTCCGATGAAAGACCCGATGGCCATGGGTTGGCCACAATCGGTGGCGCTGGCATCGGACCTGGAACTCGGCAAGCTGATCGAACGCACGCGCGCCCACACCGGGCTGCTGTGGGCGGCTGGTCTGGCCGTGGTCGTGTGGCTGGTCAACCGCTACACCGTGTTCGGATTCCGCATGCGTGCCGTGGGTGCCAATGCCCACGCATCGAAATTCCTCGGCCTGCCCGTTACGCGCGTGATGATCGGAACCGCCCTGCTGTCGGGTGCCCTGGCCGGTCTGGCCGGTGCCATCGAAGTGGCCGGTCGCACCAGCTACGTCACCTTGGACATGTCGCCGGGCTACGGCTACAGCGGTGTGGTGGTGGCCATGCTGGCTGCGCTGCACCCGCTGGGTGTGGTTGCAGCCGCCGTGTTCGTGGCAGGTGTGCTGGTCGGTGCCGATAGCATGAGCCGCGCGATTGCCGTCCCCAACTACATCGCTGACGTGATCGTTGCCACCGCCTTGTTGTCCATGCTGGTCGCGATGCTGTTCTCGCAATACCGGCTGCGCCGCATGGGAGCCGCATGATGGAAACCTTGGATCTGCTTGGCAGCGCGGCCTTCTGGGTCGCCATGCTGCGTATTGCGACGCCCCTGATTCTGGGCACGCTTGGTGTGCTGTTGTGCGAACGCGCAGGCGTCTTGAACCTGGGCATCGAAGGCATCATGGTCGCCGGCGCTTTCTCGGGCTGGTTGGCCGTCTATCTGGGTGCACCGCTTCCGGTGGGCGTGCTGGTTGCAGCCGTCGTCGGTGGTCTGTTCGGCCTGCTGCATGCCGTGCTGACCGTCATGCTGGGCCTGTCGCAGCACGTGTCGGGGCTTGGCGTCACCATGCTGGCCAGCAGCTTGAGCTACTTTGCGTATCGCGTGAGCTTCCCGAAGGTGGAAACCCCACCGACCATCACGCCGTTTGCTGAAATGCACTGGTTGGACGGCATTCCCATCATCGGACCAGTGCTGGGTGGGCAAACGCCCATGACCTTGTTTGCACTGCTGGCGGTGCCGGCCATTGCCTGGCTGCTGTATCGCACGCCGGTCGGTTTGGCGCTGCGCATGGTCGGCGAAAACCCCGCTGCCGCAGAAGGCCAGGGCTTGTCGGTGACGCGTCTGCGCATTGGTGCCATCGTCGCAGGCTCTGCCTTGATGGGTGTGGCGGGCAGTTTCCTGACGCTGTCGGCCTTCAACGCCTTCTTCTTCAACATGATCAACGGCCGTGGCTGGATCTGCGTGGCGCTGGTGGTATTTGCGTCGTGGCGACCCGGCAAGGCCCTGGCAGGCGCGCTGCTGTTCGCGTTCTTCGACGCGCTGCAACTGCGCCTGCAACAGTCCTCGGGGGCATCGCTGCCCTATCAGGTCTACCTGATGATCCCCTACATCCTGTCCATCCTGGCCCTGGTGGTGATGGCGCGTCGCGCCGCCTACCCGCAGGCCCTGATGAAGCCCTATCGCAAGGGCGAACGATGATTTTCTACCAGGCAACATGATCGATACGCTTATCAAGAACGCCACCCTCGCTGACGGCCGCAAGGCCATCAGCGTGGCCATTGTCGACGGCCGCATCGATGCCGTCGGCCCCGACGCCGAATTCGCCAATGTGCAAGCGGGTCAGGTGATCGACGCGGCCGGCCAATTGCTGTCCACGCCCTTCGTTGACGCCCACTTCCACATGGACGCCACGCTCAGCTACGGGCTGCCGCGTGTGAACCAAAGCGGCACGCTGCTGGAAGGCATTGCGCTGTGGGGGGAACTCAAGCCCCTGCTGACGCAAGACGCCGTGGTCGAACGCGCACTGGCGTATTGCGATTGGGCGGTGGGCAATGGCCTGCTGGCCATCCGCAGCCACGTGGACGTCTGTGACGCCAGCCTGTTGGCGGTGGAAGCGCTGCTGCACGTCAAAAAACAGGTTGCGTCCTATCTGGACCTTCAACTGGTGGCCTTCCCGCAAGACGGCGTGCTGCGTTCGCCCGGCGCGCTGGACAACCTGAAGCGTTCGCTGGACATGGGTGTCGACGTGGTGGGTGGCATTCCCCACTTCGAACGCACTATGGCAGACGGCGCGGAATCGGTCCGCATTCTGTGCGAAATCGCGGCCGAACGCGGCCTGCGTGTGGACATGCATTGCGATGAAACCGACGACCCGATGTCGCGTCACATCGAAACCCTGTCGTACCACGCCCATCGCCTGGGCCTGTTCGACCGCGTCACCGGTTCGCACCTGACGTCCATGCATTCCATGGACAACTACTACGTGTCCAAGCTGATCCCGCTGATGGCCGAAGCACGGGTGAACGTGATCGCCAACCCGCTGATCAACATCACCATCCAGGGCCGCCACGACACCTACCCGAAGCGTCGTGGCATGACGCGCGTACCGGAATTGATGGCCGCCGGCATCAACGTGTCCTTCGGCCACGACTGTGTGCGCGACCCCTGGTATTCGCTGGGTTCCGGCGACATGCTGGACGTCGCCTTCATGGGTCTGCACGTGGGCCAGATGACCGGCCGCGATCCGATGCTGGCCTGTTTCGATGCGGTCACCCGCAACCCGGCCAAGACCATGGGCATCGAAGGCTACGGCCTGGAACCTGGCTGCAACGCCGACCTGGTGCTGTTGCAAGCCGCCGACCCGGTCGAAGCCCTGCGCCTGCGCGCCACCCGCCTGTGGGTGATGCGCCGCGGACGTATCATTGCGCATACGCCGCCTGCGGTGGCGACCCTGGACTTGCCGGGTCGTCCGTCGCGCGTCGACTGGCAGTAAGGCTGCGGTGGCGGGTTTGCTTCGACCAGCTTGCCCGGAACCACGCAGCACAATCATTACCAGCAGGTCCACGCCGTCGAGCGTAGCGCCCGGTCGGACCTGACCCACATTCATCAGAGAAAGTATCTCGCACCCATGAAAACCGATCCGCGTTTCCCCAACCTGTTCATCCTTGATCACCCGCTGATCCAGCACAAGCTGACGCACATGCGTGACAAGGACACGTCCACGCGTACCTTCCGCGAACTGCTGCGCGAAATCACGCTGTTGATGGGTTACGAGATCACGCGCGACATTCCGCTGACCACCCGCACCATCGAAACGCCCATGGTCACCATGGACGCCCCCGTCATTGCCGGCCGCAAGCTGTCGGTGGTGCCGGTGCTGCGCGCGGGCAGCGGCATGGCCGATGGCCTGCTGGAACTGGTGCCCTCGGCACGTGTGGGCCACATCGGCCTGTATCGTGGCGCGGACCACAAGCCGGTGGAATATCTGATTCGCCTACCCGAAGTCGAAGGCCGCAGCTTCATTCTGTGCGACCCGATGATCGGCACCGGCCACTCGGCTGCCTACGCGGTTGACGTGCTGAAGCAGCGCGGCGTGGCTGACAGCGACATTCAGTTCCTGGCGCTGGTGGCATCGCCCGAAGGCATGGCCGTGTTCTGCGAAAAGCACCCGAACGTGAAGATCTACGTGGCTTCGCTGGACGAGTATCTGGACGACCACGCGTACATCGTGCCGGGCCTGGGTGACGCGGGTGACCGCTTGTTCGGCACCAAGAACTGATCTGGCTTGTTGAGTGGGTTTGCCGGGTTTCCTTTACACGGACGTAGGCACGACGCCCTGCTGAACGCCTGAAAGCTGGCCTGACATCAAGTCAGGCCAGCTTTTTTTATGTCTACCACTTCGCCCTAAGTGTATTGCTATACTAATACACATGGACGCCATGAAGTTACACATCGAGCCCAGCTCGCCTGACCCGATCTACCGACAGATCGTCGGTCAGATCACCCGGATGATCGCCGCAGGGCAGTGCCCGCCAGGCACCCGCCTGCCTTCGGTGCGCGAGGTCGCCGCAGCACATGCGATCAATCCAATGACGGTATCCAAGGCCTATGCCCAGCTGGAAACCCAGCACCTGCTGGAGCGCCAGCGTGGCAAAGGCATGGTGGTGGCCGACCGCACGCAGGGGGTGACATCCATGGAAGAGCGGCTTCAGGCGCTCGACCCCGCCTTGCGCGACTTGGCCAGGCAAGCACAGGAACTCGCGCTGCCAGTCGATCAGGTGATCGATGCACTGCGCAAGCTGATGAAAGACAGCTGATAGACGAACGCGTAAGAAGAACGCACACGCAAAACGCATGAAGACAACCGACGAAAGGAATCAGGAATGACGGATGTGCCCCACCCCGCAAACTTGTTGAGCGCCGAAGGACTTGTGAAAGATTACGGCCATCACCGTGTACTTGATGAGGTGTCGCTACACGTGGAACCCGGCAGCATCGTGGGACTGGTAGGCCGTAACGGTGCGGGTAAAAGTACCTTGATCGAGTGCATGATTGGCCTGCGCATGCCGGATCGCGGCCAAGCCATACTGTTCGGCAAAGCTGCCACGAGCATTGATGACACCGACAAGTCGCGGCTGGCTTACGTGCCGCAGAAGCCTGATGGCTTCGACTGGATGACGATTGCCGGCATGCTGAACATGATCGCCAGCCTGTACTCGAATTGGGATGCACAACTGTGCGCCCGTCTGCTGAACGAATGGAAGCTGGATGGCACGCGCCGCCTGCAGGCCCTGTCGCCGGGTGAACGCCAGCAAGTCGCCATCATTCGCGCCCTGGCACCGCGCCCCAGCCTGCTGGTGCTGGATGAACCCGCATCGGCACTCGACCCCGTCGCCCGGCGCGCCCTGCTGCGTGAAGTCGTGAATCTGGTCGGCGAAA contains these protein-coding regions:
- a CDS encoding ABC transporter permease; translated protein: MIGAWRLERRTEPSRTATALAPLAAIAFTLLVCAALVAWAGAPIGQTYALLFDGAFGSRFAISETLTRATPLILTGLACAVAFRARLFNIGAEGQLYLGALAAVAVGGMHGGEALDWPMPVLFAAMMAAAALAGAVWLLIPALMKAKLGVDEVVTTLLGNFIVLLIVSMMLDGPMKDPMAMGWPQSVALASDLELGKLIERTRAHTGLLWAAGLAVVVWLVNRYTVFGFRMRAVGANAHASKFLGLPVTRVMIGTALLSGALAGLAGAIEVAGRTSYVTLDMSPGYGYSGVVVAMLAALHPLGVVAAAVFVAGVLVGADSMSRAIAVPNYIADVIVATALLSMLVAMLFSQYRLRRMGAA
- a CDS encoding GntR family transcriptional regulator, producing MKLHIEPSSPDPIYRQIVGQITRMIAAGQCPPGTRLPSVREVAAAHAINPMTVSKAYAQLETQHLLERQRGKGMVVADRTQGVTSMEERLQALDPALRDLARQAQELALPVDQVIDALRKLMKDS
- the upp gene encoding uracil phosphoribosyltransferase: MKTDPRFPNLFILDHPLIQHKLTHMRDKDTSTRTFRELLREITLLMGYEITRDIPLTTRTIETPMVTMDAPVIAGRKLSVVPVLRAGSGMADGLLELVPSARVGHIGLYRGADHKPVEYLIRLPEVEGRSFILCDPMIGTGHSAAYAVDVLKQRGVADSDIQFLALVASPEGMAVFCEKHPNVKIYVASLDEYLDDHAYIVPGLGDAGDRLFGTKN
- a CDS encoding ABC transporter permease — its product is METLDLLGSAAFWVAMLRIATPLILGTLGVLLCERAGVLNLGIEGIMVAGAFSGWLAVYLGAPLPVGVLVAAVVGGLFGLLHAVLTVMLGLSQHVSGLGVTMLASSLSYFAYRVSFPKVETPPTITPFAEMHWLDGIPIIGPVLGGQTPMTLFALLAVPAIAWLLYRTPVGLALRMVGENPAAAEGQGLSVTRLRIGAIVAGSALMGVAGSFLTLSAFNAFFFNMINGRGWICVALVVFASWRPGKALAGALLFAFFDALQLRLQQSSGASLPYQVYLMIPYILSILALVVMARRAAYPQALMKPYRKGER
- a CDS encoding ABC transporter ATP-binding protein, which translates into the protein MTDVPHPANLLSAEGLVKDYGHHRVLDEVSLHVEPGSIVGLVGRNGAGKSTLIECMIGLRMPDRGQAILFGKAATSIDDTDKSRLAYVPQKPDGFDWMTIAGMLNMIASLYSNWDAQLCARLLNEWKLDGTRRLQALSPGERQQVAIIRALAPRPSLLVLDEPASALDPVARRALLREVVNLVGENETTVLFSTHLISDLERVASHVAVLHDAQLRLHASLDDVKESWRRVWWPASSALPAQPLPGEQSRRALEAGGWTLLMHDATGTLSATLPAAAQVHPVNLDDLFMEVAA
- a CDS encoding ABC transporter ATP-binding protein, which gives rise to MTAQTALLLRGITKRFGSLTANDDISLTVNSGEVLALLGENGAGKSTLVSILFGHYVADAGNIEVFGQPLPPGRPDLALAAGVGMVHQHFTLADNLSVLDNVLVGTESLWRWRSGRKEAQARIVALGERFGLAVDPDARVGDLSVGEKQRVEILKALYRGARILILDEPTSVLTPQEVDALFATLRGFIAEGLAVIFISHKLDEVMAISHRVSVLRQGKLVAERDTVATNPSELAELMVGRKVEMPRLADSSGAPASMPVLQLKQVTVTGGGHGGRASKLEALDLTVHQHEILAVAGVAGNGQQALVSVLTGMHAPDSGTIRLGTASEAAPIAPAQWTARGVGRIPEDRHGEGMIGDAALWENAIVEDLHDPRFARFGLIRAGAGRAWAKTLVERFDVRAASLDVRTRSLSGGNMQKLILGRTLAREPRLIVADQPTWGLDIGAVSYVHSQLLAARTRGAGVLLISEDLEEIFALADRIAVLCAGRLVAVRPARDWTLASIGLAMTGVDPATIPVADAGATA
- a CDS encoding amidohydrolase family protein translates to MIDTLIKNATLADGRKAISVAIVDGRIDAVGPDAEFANVQAGQVIDAAGQLLSTPFVDAHFHMDATLSYGLPRVNQSGTLLEGIALWGELKPLLTQDAVVERALAYCDWAVGNGLLAIRSHVDVCDASLLAVEALLHVKKQVASYLDLQLVAFPQDGVLRSPGALDNLKRSLDMGVDVVGGIPHFERTMADGAESVRILCEIAAERGLRVDMHCDETDDPMSRHIETLSYHAHRLGLFDRVTGSHLTSMHSMDNYYVSKLIPLMAEARVNVIANPLINITIQGRHDTYPKRRGMTRVPELMAAGINVSFGHDCVRDPWYSLGSGDMLDVAFMGLHVGQMTGRDPMLACFDAVTRNPAKTMGIEGYGLEPGCNADLVLLQAADPVEALRLRATRLWVMRRGRIIAHTPPAVATLDLPGRPSRVDWQ